A single genomic interval of Streptomyces sp. NBC_00663 harbors:
- the pheA gene encoding prephenate dehydratase: MPASYAYLGPEGTFTEAALRRLPEAATRELIPYVSVQSALDAVRAGEAEAAFVPIENSVEGGITTTLDELVAGAPLMIYREVLLSITFALLVRPGTKLSEIKTVSAHPAAQPQVRNWLKKNLPDAHWESAASNADAARLVQEGQYDAAFAGEFAAALYGLEALETGIHDAENAQTRFVLVGRPARPAAPTGADKTSVVLWQRDDHPGGLRDLLGEFATRGINLMLLQSRPTGAGIGNYCFCIDAEGHISDRRVAEALMGLKRICLEIRYLGSYPRADATEGGVRPPLRGTSDDEFVAASDWVARCQDGRF; encoded by the coding sequence ATGCCAGCGAGCTATGCGTATCTCGGTCCCGAGGGCACCTTCACCGAAGCCGCTCTGCGCAGGCTTCCGGAGGCGGCCACGCGGGAGCTGATCCCGTACGTGTCCGTGCAGTCCGCGCTGGACGCGGTGCGGGCCGGTGAGGCCGAGGCCGCGTTCGTGCCGATCGAGAACTCCGTCGAGGGCGGCATCACCACCACCCTCGACGAGCTGGTCGCGGGCGCCCCGCTGATGATCTACCGCGAGGTGCTGCTGTCGATCACCTTCGCGCTGCTGGTCCGGCCCGGCACCAAGCTCTCGGAGATCAAGACCGTCTCCGCGCACCCCGCGGCCCAGCCGCAGGTCCGCAACTGGCTGAAGAAGAACCTCCCGGACGCCCACTGGGAGTCCGCCGCCTCCAACGCGGACGCCGCCCGGCTGGTCCAGGAGGGCCAGTACGACGCCGCCTTCGCCGGAGAGTTCGCCGCGGCCCTGTACGGCCTGGAGGCCCTGGAGACCGGCATCCACGACGCCGAGAACGCCCAGACCCGCTTCGTACTGGTCGGCCGACCCGCCCGGCCCGCCGCACCGACCGGCGCCGACAAGACCTCCGTCGTGCTGTGGCAGCGCGACGACCACCCCGGCGGCCTGCGCGACCTGCTCGGCGAGTTCGCCACCCGCGGCATCAACCTGATGCTGCTCCAGTCCCGGCCCACCGGCGCCGGCATCGGCAACTACTGCTTCTGCATCGACGCCGAGGGCCACATCTCCGACCGCAGGGTCGCCGAGGCCCTCATGGGGCTCAAGCGGATCTGCCTGGAGATCCGGTACCTCGGCTCGTACCCGCGTGCGGACGCGACCGAGGGCGGGGTGCGCCCGCCGCTGCGCGGAACCTCGGACGACGAGTTCGTGGCGGCATCGGACTGGGTGGCGCGCTGCCAGGACGGGCGTTTCTGA
- the serS gene encoding serine--tRNA ligase gives MIDLRLLREDPDRVRASQRARGEDVALVDSLLSADERRRSSGVRFDELRSEQKSLGKLIPKATPEERAELLQKAEQLKADVKAADAEQHEADEETKRLALQLGNLVHPDVPVGGEEDFVVLETHGTIRDFGAEGFEPKDHLELGEALGAIDVERGAKVSGSRFYYLTGVGALLELALVNAAIAQATEAGFVPMLTPALVRPRAMEGTGFLGQAAENVYHLEKDDYYLVGTSEVPLAAYHMDEILEADQLPMRYAGFSPCFRREAGTYGKDTRGIFRVHQFDKVEMFSYVAPEDAENEHKRLLDWEKQWLTGLELPFQVIDVASGDLGASASRKYDCEAWIPTQGKYRELTSASNCDSFQARRLSVRMRDGKKVQPLATLNGTLCAVPRTIVAILENHQQADGSVHVPAMLRPYLGGREVLEPVSK, from the coding sequence GTGATTGACCTTCGCCTGCTCCGTGAGGACCCCGACCGAGTGCGCGCGTCCCAGCGCGCCCGTGGAGAGGACGTCGCGCTCGTCGACTCTCTCCTGTCCGCCGACGAGCGGCGCAGGTCGTCCGGCGTCCGCTTCGACGAGCTGCGCTCCGAGCAGAAGTCGCTCGGCAAGCTCATTCCCAAGGCCACTCCGGAGGAGCGCGCCGAGCTGCTCCAGAAGGCGGAGCAGCTCAAGGCCGACGTCAAGGCGGCCGACGCCGAGCAGCACGAGGCCGACGAGGAGACCAAGCGCCTCGCCCTCCAGCTCGGCAACCTCGTCCACCCCGACGTGCCCGTCGGCGGCGAGGAGGACTTCGTCGTCCTGGAGACGCACGGCACCATCCGCGACTTCGGCGCCGAGGGCTTCGAGCCCAAGGACCACCTGGAGCTCGGCGAGGCGCTGGGCGCCATCGACGTCGAGCGCGGCGCGAAGGTCTCCGGCTCGCGCTTCTACTACCTGACCGGCGTCGGCGCGCTCCTGGAGCTCGCCCTCGTCAACGCGGCGATCGCCCAGGCCACCGAGGCCGGCTTCGTCCCGATGCTCACCCCCGCGCTGGTCCGCCCGCGCGCCATGGAGGGCACCGGCTTCCTCGGCCAGGCCGCGGAGAACGTGTACCACCTGGAGAAGGACGACTACTACCTGGTCGGCACCTCCGAGGTCCCGCTCGCCGCGTACCACATGGACGAGATCCTGGAGGCCGACCAGCTGCCGATGCGCTACGCCGGCTTCTCGCCGTGCTTCCGCCGCGAGGCCGGCACGTACGGCAAGGACACCCGCGGCATCTTCCGCGTGCACCAGTTCGACAAGGTCGAGATGTTCTCGTACGTCGCCCCCGAGGACGCCGAGAACGAGCACAAGCGGCTCCTGGACTGGGAGAAGCAGTGGCTGACCGGCCTGGAGCTGCCCTTCCAGGTCATCGACGTCGCCTCGGGCGACCTGGGCGCCTCCGCCTCCCGTAAGTACGACTGCGAGGCGTGGATCCCGACCCAGGGCAAGTACCGCGAGCTGACCTCGGCCTCCAACTGCGACAGCTTCCAGGCCCGCCGCCTCTCCGTCCGCATGCGCGACGGCAAGAAGGTGCAGCCGCTGGCGACGCTCAACGGCACGCTGTGCGCCGTACCGCGCACGATCGTGGCGATCCTGGAGAACCACCAGCAGGCCGACGGCTCCGTCCACGTGCCCGCGATGCTGCGCCCGTACCTGGGCGGCCGTGAGGTTCTGGAGCCGGTCTCCAAGTGA
- a CDS encoding YcnI family copper-binding membrane protein, translating to MKTSRVAAVGALTASAVVVLSSPAFAHVSVQPEGTAAKGGYAVIDFKVPNERDKASTTKLEVTFPTDHPLASAMPEPIDGWDVKVTKATLDKPIEMHGEKIDQAVSKITWTATGKGVQPGFFQKFPVSVGALPEDADDLTFKAIQTYSNKEVVRWIEVQQNGQEEPENPAPVLTLSEATEDGHSHGSTDAEETSDDAKSAESTAADTAAPADSSDTTARVLGVVGIVVGALGVAYGVLAGRRRTSPGTDA from the coding sequence ATGAAGACCTCTCGTGTCGCCGCCGTCGGCGCCCTCACCGCCTCGGCCGTCGTCGTCCTGTCCTCCCCCGCGTTCGCCCACGTCAGCGTGCAGCCCGAGGGCACCGCGGCCAAGGGCGGCTACGCGGTCATCGACTTCAAGGTGCCGAACGAGCGCGACAAGGCCTCGACCACCAAGCTCGAGGTCACCTTCCCCACCGACCACCCGCTCGCCTCCGCCATGCCGGAGCCGATCGACGGCTGGGACGTCAAGGTCACCAAGGCCACGCTCGACAAGCCCATCGAGATGCACGGCGAGAAGATCGACCAGGCCGTCTCCAAGATCACCTGGACCGCCACCGGCAAGGGCGTCCAGCCGGGCTTCTTCCAGAAGTTCCCGGTCTCCGTCGGCGCCCTCCCCGAGGACGCCGACGACCTGACCTTCAAGGCGATCCAGACGTACTCCAACAAGGAGGTCGTCCGCTGGATCGAGGTCCAGCAGAACGGCCAGGAGGAGCCGGAGAACCCGGCGCCCGTCCTGACGCTGTCCGAGGCCACCGAGGACGGCCACTCCCACGGCTCGACGGACGCCGAGGAGACCTCCGACGACGCCAAGTCGGCCGAGAGCACCGCCGCCGACACCGCCGCTCCCGCCGACAGCAGTGACACCACCGCCCGCGTCCTCGGCGTCGTCGGCATCGTCGTCGGCGCCCTGGGCGTCGCCTACGGCGTGCTCGCCGGCCGCCGCCGCACCAGCCCGGGCACCGACGCCTGA
- a CDS encoding ATP-binding protein, with product MSIWWSLHLRREAASVPLARRLLLGTMETAGVDPDISYDLSVALSEACANAVEHGGDTGHGGTSEAYRVTAYLDGEKCRIEVADSGPGFTRTSPAARRVPSEAENGRGLCLIQELADHVHIGNKPGRGGAVVSFDKILKWKKDAPLMAV from the coding sequence ATGAGCATCTGGTGGTCACTCCATCTGCGGCGCGAGGCTGCGAGCGTTCCGCTCGCCCGGCGGCTGCTGCTCGGCACCATGGAGACCGCGGGCGTCGACCCCGACATCTCCTACGACCTCTCCGTCGCGCTCAGCGAGGCCTGTGCGAACGCCGTCGAGCACGGCGGGGACACCGGGCACGGCGGCACCTCGGAGGCGTACCGCGTCACGGCCTATCTGGACGGCGAGAAGTGCCGGATCGAGGTCGCCGACTCCGGCCCCGGTTTCACCCGCACCTCCCCGGCGGCGCGCCGCGTGCCCAGCGAGGCGGAGAACGGCCGCGGGCTGTGTCTGATCCAGGAACTCGCCGACCACGTCCACATCGGCAACAAGCCGGGCCGGGGCGGCGCGGTGGTGAGCTTCGACAAGATCCTCAAGTGGAAGAAGGACGCTCCGCTCATGGCGGTGTAG
- a CDS encoding ABC transporter ATP-binding protein — translation MTTLSIDHVSRWFGNVVAVNDVTMTIGPGVTGLLGPNGAGKSTLINMMGGFLAPSTGTVTLDGQPTWRNEAIYRHIGIVPEREAMYDFLTGREFVVANAELHGLGAKAAQRALATVEMEYAQDRKIQTYSKGMRQRVKMASALVHDPSLLLLDEPFNGMDPRQRMQLMDLLRRMGDEGRTVLFSSHILEEVEQLAWHIEVVVAGRHAASGDFRKIRRLMTDRPHRYLVRSSDDRALAAALIADPSTSGIEVDLAEGALRVQAVDFGRFTALLPKVARDHGIRLLTVSPSDESLESVFSYLVAA, via the coding sequence GTGACCACGCTCTCCATCGACCACGTCTCGCGCTGGTTCGGCAACGTGGTCGCCGTCAACGACGTCACCATGACGATCGGCCCCGGCGTCACCGGCCTCCTCGGCCCGAACGGCGCCGGAAAGTCCACCCTGATCAACATGATGGGCGGCTTCCTCGCCCCCTCCACCGGCACGGTCACCCTCGACGGGCAGCCGACCTGGCGCAACGAGGCCATCTACCGGCACATCGGCATCGTCCCCGAGCGCGAGGCGATGTACGACTTCCTCACCGGTCGCGAATTCGTCGTCGCCAACGCCGAGTTGCACGGCCTGGGCGCCAAGGCCGCCCAGCGGGCGCTGGCCACGGTCGAGATGGAGTACGCGCAGGACCGCAAGATCCAGACGTACTCCAAGGGCATGCGCCAGCGCGTGAAGATGGCGTCCGCCCTGGTCCACGACCCCTCGCTGCTCCTCCTCGACGAGCCCTTCAACGGCATGGACCCGCGCCAGCGCATGCAGCTCATGGACCTGCTGCGCCGCATGGGCGACGAGGGCCGCACGGTCCTGTTCTCCTCCCACATCCTCGAAGAGGTCGAGCAACTCGCCTGGCACATCGAGGTCGTGGTCGCGGGGAGGCACGCGGCCAGCGGCGACTTCCGCAAGATCCGCCGCCTGATGACCGACCGCCCGCACCGCTATCTGGTGCGCTCCAGTGACGACCGCGCCCTCGCGGCCGCGCTGATCGCCGACCCGTCCACGTCCGGTATCGAAGTCGACCTGGCGGAGGGCGCGTTGCGCGTCCAGGCCGTCGACTTCGGCCGTTTCACCGCCCTGTTGCCGAAGGTCGCCCGCGACCACGGCATCCGGCTGCTGACGGTCTCGCCGTCCGACGAGTCCCTCGAGTCCGTGTTCTCTTACCTGGTCGCGGCGTAG
- a CDS encoding SCO family protein yields the protein MRKKTFAAAALLAAASLTLTACGSGDDTGSPVSVVSEDSAAAKAAIVLDKPFEKPDLVLTDTDGKKYDLREQTKGRPTLIYFGYTNCPDVCPTTMSNIAVAKSKLPKAQQDELRIVFVTTDPDRDTPKALGKWLKGIDSQVVGLTGDFATIQAGARTLGITIEAPHKDKNGKIVSTHGTQVVAFSPKTDGGYVLYTEEATVDDYIKDLPKLVKGETP from the coding sequence ATGCGCAAGAAGACGTTCGCCGCGGCCGCGCTGCTCGCCGCCGCCTCCCTGACCCTGACCGCCTGCGGCAGCGGTGACGACACCGGCTCACCCGTCTCCGTGGTCTCCGAGGACTCCGCCGCCGCGAAGGCCGCCATCGTCCTCGACAAGCCCTTCGAGAAGCCGGACCTCGTCCTCACCGACACCGACGGCAAGAAGTACGACCTCCGCGAGCAGACCAAGGGCCGCCCCACGCTGATCTACTTCGGCTACACCAACTGCCCCGACGTCTGCCCCACGACGATGAGCAACATCGCCGTCGCCAAGAGCAAGCTGCCCAAGGCCCAGCAGGACGAGCTGCGGATCGTCTTCGTCACCACCGACCCCGACCGGGACACCCCGAAGGCCCTCGGTAAGTGGCTCAAGGGCATCGACTCCCAGGTCGTCGGCCTCACCGGCGACTTCGCCACCATCCAGGCCGGCGCCCGCACCCTCGGCATCACCATCGAGGCACCGCACAAGGACAAGAACGGCAAGATCGTCTCGACCCACGGCACCCAGGTCGTCGCCTTCTCCCCGAAGACCGACGGCGGATACGTCCTCTACACCGAGGAAGCCACCGTCGACGACTACATCAAGGACCTCCCCAAGCTCGTCAAGGGAGAGACCCCGTGA
- a CDS encoding copper resistance CopC/CopD family protein, with protein MTQTIAPRVRVLVLLLLAATGLLFAGAGPASAHAALTGSDPQQGTVVAKAPDQVSLTFSEKVAMSDGSLRVLDPKGKRVDEGKPANVSGTTYAVQLHSGLPDGTYTVTYQVVSEDSHPVAGAYTFSIGAPSRTSVSVSDQTAGGGVVGWLYGFGRYVSYAGFIVMVGGAAFVLACWQRGSGVRAVQRLVVSGWLALAAATLLLLLLRGSYTGTGSFGDVFDLSLLGQVLQTKTGAALVSRLLLLSAAALFIAVLFGAYDKREDEEKRDLTFGLAIGGTVVAAGLAASWAMAEHASTGLQTGIAMPVDVLHLLAVAAWLGGLCALLVALYRADTPIERSAVRRFSTLAFTSVVTLVATGIYQSWRQLGSWSAFTATTYGQLLLVKIGLVALLVGIAWISRRWTARLANTGAVATAETEETEETDADADAEGADVQTTDAERADVQKAPVQEAPVQEALVREKEHVGAGAAGADSGRAAQLARQRAAVDTARRKRQRDANPDRFGLRRSVLTEAGVAVVLLAVTTVLTQTEPGRTEEEAKAATSSSASSSSSSADTSSAVTLDIPFDTGGEDGKGIARVDLNPARVGANEMHVYVERPNGRAFDVPEVKVSFTLEAKNIGPLPVTPDRITTGHWTASGVQLPMAGDWKVAVTVRTSDIDQTTVSKNAQIG; from the coding sequence TTGACGCAGACCATCGCCCCCCGCGTGCGGGTCCTCGTACTGCTGCTCCTCGCGGCCACCGGACTGCTCTTCGCCGGCGCCGGACCGGCCTCCGCGCACGCCGCGCTGACCGGCAGCGACCCCCAGCAGGGGACGGTGGTCGCCAAGGCCCCGGACCAGGTCTCGCTCACCTTCTCCGAGAAGGTCGCGATGTCCGACGGCTCGCTCCGGGTCCTCGACCCCAAGGGCAAACGCGTCGACGAGGGCAAGCCGGCCAACGTCAGCGGCACCACCTACGCCGTCCAACTGCACAGCGGCCTGCCCGACGGCACATACACCGTCACCTACCAGGTCGTCTCCGAGGACAGCCACCCCGTCGCCGGGGCCTACACCTTCTCCATCGGCGCCCCCTCCCGGACCAGCGTCTCGGTCTCCGACCAGACCGCCGGAGGCGGAGTCGTCGGCTGGCTCTACGGGTTCGGCCGCTACGTCTCCTACGCCGGCTTCATCGTCATGGTCGGCGGCGCCGCCTTCGTCCTCGCCTGCTGGCAGCGCGGCTCCGGCGTACGGGCCGTACAGCGACTCGTCGTCTCCGGATGGCTCGCGCTCGCCGCGGCCACCCTTCTGCTGCTGCTCCTGCGCGGCTCCTACACCGGCACCGGCTCCTTCGGCGACGTCTTCGACCTGAGCCTGCTCGGCCAGGTCCTCCAGACCAAGACCGGCGCCGCGCTCGTCTCCCGACTGCTGCTGCTCAGTGCGGCCGCGCTGTTCATCGCCGTGCTCTTCGGGGCCTACGACAAACGCGAGGACGAGGAGAAACGCGACCTGACCTTCGGGCTCGCGATCGGCGGCACCGTGGTCGCCGCCGGACTCGCCGCGAGCTGGGCCATGGCCGAACACGCCTCCACCGGCCTCCAGACGGGCATCGCGATGCCCGTCGACGTGCTCCACCTGCTGGCCGTCGCCGCCTGGCTGGGCGGCCTGTGCGCCCTTCTCGTGGCGCTGTACCGCGCGGACACTCCCATCGAACGCTCCGCCGTACGCCGCTTCTCCACCCTCGCCTTCACCTCCGTCGTCACACTCGTCGCGACCGGCATCTACCAGTCGTGGAGACAGCTCGGCTCCTGGTCCGCCTTCACCGCCACCACGTACGGTCAGCTGCTGCTCGTCAAGATCGGGCTCGTGGCGCTCCTCGTCGGTATCGCCTGGATCTCACGGCGCTGGACGGCACGCCTCGCAAACACCGGGGCGGTGGCGACCGCGGAGACCGAAGAGACGGAAGAGACGGACGCGGACGCGGACGCGGAAGGGGCTGACGTACAGACGACCGACGCGGAAAGGGCTGACGTACAGAAGGCTCCCGTACAGGAGGCCCCCGTACAGGAGGCTCTCGTACGGGAGAAGGAGCACGTCGGTGCCGGCGCGGCCGGTGCCGACTCCGGGCGGGCCGCCCAGCTCGCCCGGCAGCGGGCCGCCGTCGACACCGCCCGGCGCAAGCGGCAGCGGGACGCCAACCCCGACCGGTTCGGACTGCGCCGCTCGGTGCTCACCGAGGCCGGCGTCGCCGTCGTCCTGCTCGCCGTCACCACCGTGCTGACCCAGACCGAGCCCGGGCGCACCGAGGAGGAGGCCAAGGCCGCCACGTCCTCGTCCGCTTCCTCCTCGTCGTCCTCCGCGGACACGTCCTCCGCGGTCACCCTGGACATCCCCTTCGACACCGGAGGCGAGGACGGCAAGGGCATCGCCCGGGTCGACCTCAACCCCGCGCGGGTCGGCGCCAACGAGATGCACGTCTATGTGGAGCGCCCCAACGGCCGCGCCTTCGACGTGCCCGAAGTGAAGGTCTCCTTCACCCTCGAGGCCAAGAACATCGGACCGCTGCCCGTCACCCCCGACCGCATCACCACCGGCCACTGGACCGCCAGCGGTGTGCAGCTCCCCATGGCGGGCGACTGGAAGGTCGCCGTGACCGTGCGGACCTCCGACATCGACCAGACCACCGTCTCCAAGAACGCGCAGATCGGCTGA
- a CDS encoding copper chaperone PCu(A)C, with protein sequence MRRTALLGAGLTGILLLTGCGSSGSSASSDDGKAQLSVAGAYMPQPVSDTMAAGFLTVTNKGGTKAELTSVTSDLGEVTMHETVDSAMQQADRLDVPAHGQLVFKSGGTHLMFEKLKHQPKQGQTVSVELHFADSDPVTVEMPVKSATYTPKTGH encoded by the coding sequence GTGAGGCGGACGGCCCTCCTCGGCGCCGGCCTGACCGGGATCCTGCTGCTCACCGGCTGCGGCTCCTCCGGCTCCTCCGCCTCCTCCGACGACGGCAAGGCCCAACTGTCCGTCGCCGGCGCCTACATGCCGCAGCCGGTCTCCGACACGATGGCCGCCGGCTTCCTGACCGTCACCAACAAGGGCGGTACGAAGGCCGAACTGACGTCCGTGACCAGCGACCTCGGCGAGGTCACCATGCACGAGACCGTCGACTCCGCCATGCAGCAGGCCGACCGCCTCGACGTACCCGCCCACGGTCAACTCGTGTTCAAAAGCGGCGGCACCCATCTCATGTTCGAGAAGCTGAAGCACCAGCCGAAGCAGGGCCAGACCGTCTCCGTCGAACTGCACTTCGCCGACTCCGACCCGGTCACCGTCGAGATGCCGGTGAAGTCCGCGACGTACACCCCCAAGACCGGGCACTGA
- a CDS encoding SGM_3592 family protein: MADAHHDERGRSGDDTWDSLVLDEDFIRSADTSEPSARARMLAARWRDEAPEPQPWRSDEPPAGWFFSRGRRRWWRK; the protein is encoded by the coding sequence ATGGCGGACGCGCACCACGACGAGCGGGGCCGGTCCGGGGACGACACCTGGGACAGCCTCGTCCTGGACGAGGACTTCATACGCTCCGCGGACACCTCGGAGCCGTCCGCCCGCGCCCGCATGCTCGCCGCCCGCTGGCGCGACGAGGCCCCCGAGCCGCAGCCCTGGCGCTCCGACGAGCCGCCTGCGGGGTGGTTCTTCAGCAGGGGCCGCCGCAGATGGTGGCGCAAGTAG
- a CDS encoding HAD family hydrolase codes for MSDAPSTPAGGFPYRLIATDLDGTLLRSDESVSDRTRAALAAATVAGAAHIVVTGRAVPWTRHILDDLGYEGLAVCGQGAQVYDAGAHRLLTSVTLDRQLAGVALAKIEAEVGPLYLAASRDGLDGEVLVGQGYALTGELPATPFTDPADLWSAPLNKIYIQHPELSDDELAEASRQAAGGFVNVAMAGAGIVELLPLGLSKATGLSLAARRLGLKAADTIAFGDMPNDIPMFGWAARGVAMANAHEELKAVADEVTSSNEEDGIAVVLERLLG; via the coding sequence GTGAGCGACGCGCCTTCGACCCCGGCCGGGGGATTCCCTTACCGGCTGATCGCGACCGACCTCGACGGGACGCTCCTGCGCTCCGACGAGTCGGTCTCGGACCGCACCCGTGCCGCGCTCGCCGCGGCCACAGTGGCCGGTGCCGCGCACATCGTGGTGACCGGCCGCGCGGTCCCGTGGACCCGGCACATCCTCGACGACCTCGGCTACGAGGGCCTCGCGGTGTGCGGGCAGGGCGCGCAGGTGTACGACGCCGGCGCGCACCGGCTGCTGACGTCCGTGACGCTGGACCGGCAGCTGGCCGGGGTCGCGCTCGCGAAGATCGAGGCGGAGGTCGGTCCGCTGTATCTGGCCGCCAGCCGGGATGGGCTGGACGGGGAGGTGCTGGTGGGGCAGGGCTACGCGCTCACCGGCGAGCTGCCCGCCACCCCGTTCACGGACCCGGCCGATCTGTGGAGCGCGCCGCTGAACAAGATCTACATACAGCATCCGGAGCTGTCGGACGACGAGCTGGCGGAGGCCTCTCGGCAGGCGGCGGGCGGGTTCGTGAACGTCGCCATGGCGGGCGCGGGCATCGTGGAGCTGCTGCCGCTGGGGCTGTCGAAGGCGACGGGACTGTCGCTGGCGGCACGCCGGCTCGGTCTGAAGGCCGCGGACACGATCGCCTTCGGTGACATGCCCAACGACATCCCGATGTTCGGCTGGGCTGCTCGGGGCGTGGCGATGGCCAACGCCCATGAGGAACTCAAGGCGGTGGCCGACGAGGTGACCTCCTCCAACGAGGAGGACGGGATCGCCGTGGTGCTGGAGCGGTTGCTCGGTTAG
- the efeB gene encoding iron uptake transporter deferrochelatase/peroxidase subunit, producing the protein MADQSIPEARAAERAVNDGVSESALPKEGLSRRRLLGTTGATGLVLGAAGGAVGYAARPAEATPLTSLGAEEVMFHGKHQPGILQGLQARGHLVAFDLAAGAGRKGAAALLRRWSETARRLMAGEATASDDTDVARDAGPSALTITFGFGHSFFARTGLEKQRPVALDPLPAFSSDQLDKARSNGDLWVQIGADDALVAFHALRAIQKDAGGAAKIRWQMNGFNRSPGATAHTMTARNLMGQIDGTRNPKPTESDFDRRIFVPSSGSTDPAWMANGSYAVVRRIRMLLDDWEQLTVKAQEQVIGRRKANGAPLTGGSETTAMDLEKTDAKGDLVVPLNAHARITRPDQNGGAAMLRRPWSFHDGIATDGTPDAGLLFVCWQADPLRGFVPVQRKLDRGDALSKYIRHESSGLFAVPGGAAEGEYVGQGLLEG; encoded by the coding sequence ATGGCTGACCAGTCCATCCCGGAGGCCCGGGCTGCCGAGAGGGCAGTTAATGACGGCGTTTCGGAAAGCGCCCTCCCCAAGGAGGGCCTTTCGCGGCGCCGGCTGCTGGGCACCACCGGTGCCACCGGGCTCGTGCTCGGCGCGGCCGGCGGAGCCGTGGGGTACGCCGCACGGCCCGCCGAGGCCACCCCGCTCACCTCACTCGGCGCCGAGGAGGTGATGTTTCACGGGAAACATCAGCCCGGCATCCTCCAGGGCCTCCAGGCCCGCGGCCACCTCGTCGCCTTCGACCTGGCGGCCGGCGCGGGCCGCAAGGGCGCGGCCGCACTGCTGCGCCGCTGGTCGGAGACGGCCCGGCGGCTGATGGCGGGCGAGGCGACGGCGTCCGACGACACGGATGTCGCCCGTGACGCCGGCCCGTCCGCGCTGACCATCACCTTCGGCTTCGGGCACAGCTTCTTCGCGCGGACCGGACTGGAGAAACAGCGGCCGGTCGCCCTCGACCCGCTGCCCGCCTTCTCCTCCGACCAGCTCGACAAGGCGCGCAGCAACGGCGACCTGTGGGTGCAGATCGGCGCCGACGACGCCCTGGTCGCTTTCCACGCCCTGCGCGCGATCCAGAAGGACGCGGGCGGCGCGGCGAAGATCCGCTGGCAGATGAACGGCTTCAACCGCTCGCCGGGCGCCACCGCCCACACCATGACGGCACGCAACCTGATGGGCCAGATCGACGGCACCCGCAATCCGAAGCCGACGGAATCGGACTTCGACCGGCGGATCTTCGTCCCGTCGTCCGGCTCGACCGACCCCGCGTGGATGGCGAACGGCTCCTACGCCGTCGTACGCCGTATCCGGATGCTCCTCGACGACTGGGAGCAGCTCACGGTGAAGGCGCAGGAGCAGGTCATCGGGCGGCGCAAGGCGAACGGGGCACCGCTGACCGGCGGCTCCGAGACGACCGCGATGGACCTGGAGAAGACCGACGCCAAGGGCGACCTGGTGGTCCCCCTCAACGCCCACGCCCGGATCACCCGGCCCGACCAGAACGGGGGCGCGGCGATGCTCCGCCGCCCCTGGTCCTTCCACGACGGCATCGCCACGGACGGCACCCCGGACGCGGGCCTGCTCTTCGTCTGCTGGCAGGCCGACCCGCTGCGCGGCTTCGTCCCCGTCCAGCGCAAGCTCGACCGCGGCGACGCGCTGTCGAAGTACATCCGCCACGAGTCCAGCGGCCTGTTCGCGGTGCCGGGCGGGGCGGCGGAAGGGGAGTACGTGGGGCAGGGGCTGCTGGAGGGGTGA
- a CDS encoding ABC transporter permease: MYDPTVARLTYRALLGRRRALILGALPLLLIVISVIVRALVGADDQTASDLLGGLALATMVPIIGVIAGTGAIGPEIDDGSVVYLLSKPIKRPTIIFTKLIVAIAVTMVFSALPTLIAGFILNGNGQQIAVAYTVAALVSSIAYAALFLLLGTVSRHAVVFGLVYALVWEALFGSLVSGARTLSVQQWSLAVAHKVAGGELVTSDVSLPTATVLLVVVTVLATWYAGQKLRTLKLAGEE; this comes from the coding sequence ATGTACGACCCCACAGTCGCCCGACTCACCTACCGAGCCCTGCTCGGCCGCCGCAGGGCCCTCATCCTGGGCGCCCTGCCCCTGCTGCTGATCGTGATCTCCGTGATCGTGCGCGCCCTGGTCGGCGCCGACGACCAGACCGCGTCCGACCTGCTCGGCGGCCTCGCGCTGGCCACGATGGTGCCGATCATCGGCGTCATCGCCGGCACCGGCGCGATCGGCCCGGAGATCGACGACGGCTCGGTGGTGTATCTGCTGTCCAAGCCGATCAAGCGGCCCACGATCATCTTCACCAAGCTCATCGTCGCGATCGCCGTCACCATGGTCTTCTCGGCCCTGCCGACCCTCATCGCCGGCTTCATCCTCAACGGCAACGGCCAGCAGATCGCCGTCGCCTACACGGTCGCCGCGTTGGTCTCCTCCATCGCCTACGCCGCGCTCTTCCTGCTGCTGGGCACGGTGTCCCGGCACGCGGTCGTCTTCGGCCTCGTCTACGCCCTCGTCTGGGAGGCCCTGTTCGGCTCCCTGGTCTCCGGGGCGCGCACGCTCAGCGTCCAGCAGTGGTCGCTGGCCGTGGCCCACAAGGTCGCCGGCGGTGAGCTGGTCACCTCGGACGTGAGCCTGCCGACGGCGACGGTGCTGCTGGTCGTGGTGACGGTGCTGGCCACCTGGTACGCCGGTCAGAAGCTGCGCACGCTGAAGCTGGCGGGCGAGGAGTAG